A genome region from Taeniopygia guttata chromosome 5, bTaeGut7.mat, whole genome shotgun sequence includes the following:
- the SLC25A47 gene encoding solute carrier family 25 member 47 isoform X1, with protein sequence MDFIAGAIGGGLSTAVGYPLDTVKVRIQTENHYRGFWHCVQETYRTEKVRGFYKGVTASVLAVSVVSSVSFGTYKNFLGAICKLRYGAAEAKPSQLDVSLAGAAAGAARVGNSPQGKHSQRSCSQTQAAGKAGIVLSVQEATGEPATSLVVLTNPSEVAKVRMQTQRNPHPSTTHQPVSQPKYRGSLHCLKVIIKEEGFGGLYKGCSALLCRDCSASAIYFLSYSALCDWLTPDGRNKPGFLVVLLSGGFAGVLAWGLATPMDVIKSRMQTDESDQHKYKGLIHCVRESVRKEGAKVLFKGLGLNCIRAFPVNMVVFVTYEGVLRFTDHYIKKK encoded by the exons GTGGTCTAAGCACAGCCGTGGGTTATCCACTGGACACAGTAAAG GTGAGAATTCAGACTGAGAACCACTACAGAGGATTTTGGCACTGTGTTCAGGAAACGTACAGGACAGAAAAG GTCCGCGGGTTTTACAAAGGCGTGACTGCATCAGTCCTCGCTGTGTCCGTGGTGTCCTCTGTTTCCTTTGGCACATACAAGAACTTCCTCGGTGCCATCTGCAAGCTGCGGTACGGGGCTGCAGAAGCCAAGCCGTCCCAGCTGGATGTTTCCCtcgctggagctgctgctggtgctgcccgGGTAGGTAACAGCCCGCAGGGAAAGCACAGCCAGAGATCTTGTTCACAAACACAGGCGGCTGGAAAAGCAGGGATTGTCCTTTCGGTCCAGGAGGCCACAGGGGAGCCTGCAACAAGTctg GTTGTGTTGACAAACCCTAGTGAGGTGGCTAAAGTTCGGATGCAGACTCAGAGAAACCCACACCCTTCCACCACACATCAGCCTGTTTCCCAGCCAAAGTACCGAGGGTCTCTGCACTGTCTGAAGGTTATCATCAAAGAGGAAGGTTTTGGAGGTCTCTACAAGGGCTGTTCTGCATTACTCTGCAGGGATTGCTCTGCTTCTGCAATATATTTCCTTTCCTATTCTGCGCTGTGCGACTGGCTCACACCAGATGGGAGAAATAAACCAG GTTTCCTTGTTGTGCTGCTTTCTGGTGGTTTTGCTGGAGTCCTGGCCTGGGGATTAGCTACTCCCATGGATGTCATCAAATCACGCATGCAAACAGATGAATCGGACCAGCACAAGTACAAAGGCCTGATCCACTGTGTGAGGGAAAGTGTGAGAAAGGAGGGGGCAAAAGTGCTTTTCAAAGGACTGGGTTTAAACTGCATTCGTGCCTTTCCTGTGAACATGGTAGTGTTTGTAACATACGAAGGTGTACTGAGATTTACGGAtcattatataaaaaaaaaatag
- the SLC25A47 gene encoding solute carrier family 25 member 47 isoform X2, producing MDFIAGAIGGGLSTAVGYPLDTVKVRIQTENHYRGFWHCVQETYRTEKVRGFYKGVTASVLAVSVVSSVSFGTYKNFLGAICKLRYGAAEAKPSQLDVSLAGAAAGAARVVLTNPSEVAKVRMQTQRNPHPSTTHQPVSQPKYRGSLHCLKVIIKEEGFGGLYKGCSALLCRDCSASAIYFLSYSALCDWLTPDGRNKPGFLVVLLSGGFAGVLAWGLATPMDVIKSRMQTDESDQHKYKGLIHCVRESVRKEGAKVLFKGLGLNCIRAFPVNMVVFVTYEGVLRFTDHYIKKK from the exons GTGGTCTAAGCACAGCCGTGGGTTATCCACTGGACACAGTAAAG GTGAGAATTCAGACTGAGAACCACTACAGAGGATTTTGGCACTGTGTTCAGGAAACGTACAGGACAGAAAAG GTCCGCGGGTTTTACAAAGGCGTGACTGCATCAGTCCTCGCTGTGTCCGTGGTGTCCTCTGTTTCCTTTGGCACATACAAGAACTTCCTCGGTGCCATCTGCAAGCTGCGGTACGGGGCTGCAGAAGCCAAGCCGTCCCAGCTGGATGTTTCCCtcgctggagctgctgctggtgctgcccgG GTTGTGTTGACAAACCCTAGTGAGGTGGCTAAAGTTCGGATGCAGACTCAGAGAAACCCACACCCTTCCACCACACATCAGCCTGTTTCCCAGCCAAAGTACCGAGGGTCTCTGCACTGTCTGAAGGTTATCATCAAAGAGGAAGGTTTTGGAGGTCTCTACAAGGGCTGTTCTGCATTACTCTGCAGGGATTGCTCTGCTTCTGCAATATATTTCCTTTCCTATTCTGCGCTGTGCGACTGGCTCACACCAGATGGGAGAAATAAACCAG GTTTCCTTGTTGTGCTGCTTTCTGGTGGTTTTGCTGGAGTCCTGGCCTGGGGATTAGCTACTCCCATGGATGTCATCAAATCACGCATGCAAACAGATGAATCGGACCAGCACAAGTACAAAGGCCTGATCCACTGTGTGAGGGAAAGTGTGAGAAAGGAGGGGGCAAAAGTGCTTTTCAAAGGACTGGGTTTAAACTGCATTCGTGCCTTTCCTGTGAACATGGTAGTGTTTGTAACATACGAAGGTGTACTGAGATTTACGGAtcattatataaaaaaaaaatag
- the SLC25A47 gene encoding solute carrier family 25 member 47 isoform X3, with protein sequence MTQTLAANTEQGGERSIGSKLPKWLRQCVYVVLTNPSEVAKVRMQTQRNPHPSTTHQPVSQPKYRGSLHCLKVIIKEEGFGGLYKGCSALLCRDCSASAIYFLSYSALCDWLTPDGRNKPGFLVVLLSGGFAGVLAWGLATPMDVIKSRMQTDESDQHKYKGLIHCVRESVRKEGAKVLFKGLGLNCIRAFPVNMVVFVTYEGVLRFTDHYIKKK encoded by the exons ATGACACAGACCTTGGCAGCAAACACAGAACAAGGAGGAGAACGCAGCATAGGCAGCAAACTCCCCAAGTGGCTGCGACAGTGTGTTTAT GTTGTGTTGACAAACCCTAGTGAGGTGGCTAAAGTTCGGATGCAGACTCAGAGAAACCCACACCCTTCCACCACACATCAGCCTGTTTCCCAGCCAAAGTACCGAGGGTCTCTGCACTGTCTGAAGGTTATCATCAAAGAGGAAGGTTTTGGAGGTCTCTACAAGGGCTGTTCTGCATTACTCTGCAGGGATTGCTCTGCTTCTGCAATATATTTCCTTTCCTATTCTGCGCTGTGCGACTGGCTCACACCAGATGGGAGAAATAAACCAG GTTTCCTTGTTGTGCTGCTTTCTGGTGGTTTTGCTGGAGTCCTGGCCTGGGGATTAGCTACTCCCATGGATGTCATCAAATCACGCATGCAAACAGATGAATCGGACCAGCACAAGTACAAAGGCCTGATCCACTGTGTGAGGGAAAGTGTGAGAAAGGAGGGGGCAAAAGTGCTTTTCAAAGGACTGGGTTTAAACTGCATTCGTGCCTTTCCTGTGAACATGGTAGTGTTTGTAACATACGAAGGTGTACTGAGATTTACGGAtcattatataaaaaaaaaatag